The nucleotide sequence CCTGAAAGTCGGCAAATCCGAGGGTTTTCTCGTCCAGAATTTTGAGAAAGCCAACGGGACCGCCGCGAAATTGAATGTAGGGCCAGCCATCTTCCCCCACGGTACTCAAGTAAAAACTATCCCGCTCGACGATAAACTGAGAAGCTTTTTCATTGATGTCGTCGTTGGCGGGACCGTTCGCCACAAACCGCTCGTAGGTTTCCCGCGAGCCGAGGCGGGTTTGGGTGGCTTTGACGGCGGGTGTGAAGGCGATATCGGCGAATTTTCGAGGCATGGGACACCTCCCGATGCAGTGAGGGTGAGGAATAAAAGCAAAAAGAATTAGGAGGGGTCAGAGGACCCCTGTGCCAATTACACTCCAACAGTGTCGGGTGCGGGGATGCTTCTCATACCGACAAAGCCTGGGAGATGGCGAATGCGATCGATCCAGGCGCGGATGTTAGGGTAGTCATCTAGAGAAATATGACCGTCTGGGGCGAGGGCAATGTAGGGGAACGCAGCGATGTCGGCGATGGTGGGGGTGTCGGTGGCGAGCCAGTCGCGATCGCTTAAATGCTGTTCGATCGCCTCCAAAATAAAGGCTGATTTTTGAGCTGCCATCTCAATATCGATGGTTTTGACTCCGAACAGGTGGAAGAGTCGGGCGAATTCCGGGCCTTGGCGAATTTCGCCACTGGTGGTGGAGAGCCAGCGGGTGACTGCACTGAGAGAAAAGGCATCGAGGGGCAACCAAGACTCATTACCGTATTTGCGGGCTAGATAGACCAAAATGGCTTGAGCATCTAGGATGACTTCTTCTCCGTCGACCAGAGCGGGTACTTGGCCGAAGGGATTGATGGCGAGATACTCGGGGGATTTGTGCTCTCCTTTCATCAGATCTACGGTTTTGACTTCGCGATCGAGGCCGAGCAGCGACAGGAATAGACGGGCTTTATAGCTGTTGCCAGAAAGGGGGTGGCTGTATAGAACAATCATGGAGTTTCTCCTAAGGGATGGGTGAGGGTGAAGCGACGGGCCGGCCTAGGCTTTGCGCTCCCAACGAAATTTGCGCTCGGATTCTGAGATGGGAACGTCATTGATGCTGGCTTCTCGCCGTTGCATCAAGCCATTGGGGGCAAATTCCCATTGCTCGTTGCCGTAGGCGCGATACCAGAAGTCGCCATCGTCGTGCCATTCGTACTCAAAACGCACCGAAATGCGGTTGTCGGTAAAACTCCACAACTCTTTTTTGAGTCGATAATCGAGTTCTTTAGTCCACTTTCGCTGCAGGAATTCTTTGATTTTTTCGCGTCCGCGAAAGAATTCCGCTCGATTTCTCCATACAGAGTCTTCGGTATAGGCCAAACAGACTCGTTCGGGGTCGCGGGTATTCCAGGCATCTTCTGCTGCCTGGACTTTGGCCTTCGCACTTTCCAGGGTGAACGGCGGATAAGGGGGTTTTCCTTCCATCAATGACCTCTTTTGAAACGATCGCAAGTTGTTCGGACCAATACAGTTTGGGGCAGCTCGGGCCTGGAAAATGGCAATTGAGGGTCATCTGCTGGCCAAATTTAGATTTCCTTGTCAGGCTTGTACCGAACGTTCAGTCCAATTTAAAAATACCGAACGTTCAGTATACTGTCAATAGATGCTCTTGAATTCGTTAGCAATGTCGAAGCAGCAGGCGATCGCTCAATTAGTACCCGTCTTTCGTCGCTATGGCTACGAGGGGGCCACGCTGTCGCGACTCTCGCAGGCGTCGGGTCTGGGTCGAGCGAGTCTTTACCATTACTTTCCAGAGGGCAAAGAGGAGATGGCGGCGGCGGTGTTGCAGTATGTCAACCGCTGGTTTGCCGAGACGGTGTTGGCTCCGTTAAAGGGGGACGGAGAACCGGGCGATCGCCTGCGGGCGATGAGCGAGGGTTTGGCGGAGTTTTATCGCCATGGCGAGGAGACTTGTTTGCTGTCGGCGATGTCGTTGGGAGAGGCGGACGATTTGTTTCACGCTCAACTGCAAGAGGCAATGGCGGCGTGGATGGGGGCGATCGCTAAAGTATTGCAGGAGGCAGGATTGTCTCCCGAGCTGGCTCGACAGCGGGCAGAAGGATCGGTGATGCAGATTCAAGGGGCGTTGGTGGTGGCGCGGGTGATGGGGGATATGACTGCGTTCGAACGGGCGATTCAACGCCTACCGGTCATGCTGTTAGAGCGTGATTGGGATGGTTTCACAGAATCTTGAAAGTTGCATTTAAATTGAGTGGGGGATTTAGGGGACTGAGTGCAATGTCTGAAAACTCCAGGTTTCAATATAGATGAGGTTTAGCCCGAGCCTGCGGCAGGTTCGCCTCTTGCACTTGCTGATAAACTACGCCTCTGGCAGCCAGTTATCGTCCAGTATTTGTTCCACTGAGTAAGGACAGTCTAGAGGGAATTTTTCGATACTGAGTCCAGTTTGCTTTGCTGCATAGCGGCGAGCATCTTCATAATCCTCAGCAAGTCGTATGGCTGGAAACGTTTTTAAACTAGGGCTGTCTTTCAAGATTTTATAAATCTGGACCCGTCCGTCGTTGCTAAAATCCAGCCAACTATCTGTTCGTCGCTGTGGCTGGTATTGCCATTTCAAGAGATGAATCAGAATTCGCTCTAACTGACTGCTAAGAGCTCTACGTTCGCTCTTACCCAAGTCTTCCACCTCTTCAATGAGATGCTCTAAGTCAAGCTCGTGCCATCGTTTTTCTCGCAGGAGTCGAGCAGTTTCTCGAGCCCAGCAATTGAAGTCAGTGTCGTAGCCACCAGTCATACGATTGCGTCTTTCCTTTCAGACAATTCTGCCTCTTGCTTTGCTCGTATAGATTTCAATTCACATCATTCCTATCTAAACTTGCGCTTAATATTGTCCGAGACTGTTGCACCGTCTAGCCTACTGCTATTGTTTTTAGGGCGAATCCTTTTGAAGCTTACCGCTCTGGGACGAAAGCCAAACGTCTATCCTCCTCATCGCGACGATTTCGGTGGCTTCAGAGATGATTTT is from Synechococcus sp. PCC 7336 and encodes:
- a CDS encoding DUF29 domain-containing protein produces the protein MTGGYDTDFNCWARETARLLREKRWHELDLEHLIEEVEDLGKSERRALSSQLERILIHLLKWQYQPQRRTDSWLDFSNDGRVQIYKILKDSPSLKTFPAIRLAEDYEDARRYAAKQTGLSIEKFPLDCPYSVEQILDDNWLPEA
- a CDS encoding nuclear transport factor 2 family protein, with product MEGKPPYPPFTLESAKAKVQAAEDAWNTRDPERVCLAYTEDSVWRNRAEFFRGREKIKEFLQRKWTKELDYRLKKELWSFTDNRISVRFEYEWHDDGDFWYRAYGNEQWEFAPNGLMQRREASINDVPISESERKFRWERKA
- a CDS encoding glutathione S-transferase family protein, with translation MIVLYSHPLSGNSYKARLFLSLLGLDREVKTVDLMKGEHKSPEYLAINPFGQVPALVDGEEVILDAQAILVYLARKYGNESWLPLDAFSLSAVTRWLSTTSGEIRQGPEFARLFHLFGVKTIDIEMAAQKSAFILEAIEQHLSDRDWLATDTPTIADIAAFPYIALAPDGHISLDDYPNIRAWIDRIRHLPGFVGMRSIPAPDTVGV
- a CDS encoding TetR/AcrR family transcriptional regulator, whose protein sequence is MSKQQAIAQLVPVFRRYGYEGATLSRLSQASGLGRASLYHYFPEGKEEMAAAVLQYVNRWFAETVLAPLKGDGEPGDRLRAMSEGLAEFYRHGEETCLLSAMSLGEADDLFHAQLQEAMAAWMGAIAKVLQEAGLSPELARQRAEGSVMQIQGALVVARVMGDMTAFERAIQRLPVMLLERDWDGFTES